The proteins below come from a single Serratia fonticola genomic window:
- the asnA gene encoding aspartate--ammonia ligase, with the protein MKKQFIQKQQQISFVKSFFSRQLEQQLGLIEVQAPILSRLGDGTQDNLSGSEKAVQVKVKSLPDATFEVVHSLAKWKRKTLGEHDFSAGEGVYTHMKALRPDEDRLTPIHSVYVDQWDWERVMGDGERSPAYLQDTVKRIYASIKETEAAVSREFGLAPFLPEQIHFVHSETLLQRYPELDAKGRERAIAKELGAVFLIGIGGKLSHGKSHDVRAPDYDDWTTPGIEGLKGLNGDIVVWNPVLQDAFELSSMGIRVDAAALQHQLTLTDDLDRLKLEWHQSLLRGEMPQTIGGGIGQSRLVMLLLQLSHIGQVQCGVWGPEVRESVEGLL; encoded by the coding sequence ATGAAAAAGCAGTTTATCCAAAAACAACAACAAATCAGCTTCGTAAAATCCTTCTTCTCCCGCCAGTTGGAACAGCAGCTTGGCCTGATTGAAGTGCAGGCCCCGATCCTCAGCCGACTGGGCGATGGTACTCAAGATAACCTTTCTGGCAGCGAAAAAGCCGTTCAGGTGAAAGTCAAAAGCCTGCCGGACGCGACGTTTGAAGTCGTGCACTCGCTGGCTAAATGGAAGCGTAAAACCCTGGGTGAGCACGATTTCAGCGCGGGTGAAGGTGTGTATACCCATATGAAAGCGCTGCGCCCGGATGAAGATCGCCTGACGCCGATCCACTCGGTGTATGTCGATCAGTGGGATTGGGAACGTGTAATGGGAGATGGCGAACGTAGCCCGGCTTACCTGCAAGATACCGTTAAGCGGATCTATGCCTCTATAAAAGAAACGGAAGCTGCGGTGAGCCGTGAATTTGGTCTGGCACCGTTCCTGCCAGAACAGATCCACTTTGTTCACAGCGAAACATTGCTGCAACGTTACCCTGAGCTGGATGCCAAAGGCCGTGAACGTGCGATCGCCAAAGAATTGGGAGCAGTATTCCTGATTGGTATTGGTGGCAAACTGTCACATGGTAAATCCCATGACGTGCGTGCACCGGATTATGATGACTGGACCACGCCAGGTATCGAAGGGCTGAAAGGGTTGAACGGTGACATCGTGGTGTGGAACCCGGTGTTGCAGGATGCGTTTGAACTTTCCTCGATGGGAATCCGTGTTGATGCGGCAGCGTTGCAACATCAGCTGACGTTAACCGACGATCTGGATCGCCTGAAGCTGGAATGGCACCAGTCCCTGCTGCGTGGTGAAATGCCTCAGACCATTGGTGGTGGTATTGGTCAATCACGCCTGGTGATGCTGTTGCTGCAACTGTCGCATATTGGGCAGGTACAGTGTGGCGTGTGGGGACCAGAAGTACGCGAGAGCGTTGAAGGGCTGCTGTAA